A genomic region of Exiguobacterium oxidotolerans JCM 12280 contains the following coding sequences:
- a CDS encoding ABC transporter substrate-binding protein: MKFKKSKILAAASVLTLSALLAACGGEDEKQTTTKDGKTIVTWWGWAPQPEAGKAVVDAFNKSQDKYSVEFKRYSEDYEKQLQVAMLSGKGPDIIGLKEPMIQQYKDRVVPVDSYMDKAAGDGWKDKFVELGIEQTTLDGTQYAVPIGFTGQAYLMYNKTMLDKYGVTPPKNYKETVDAVKKIKASGDKVIPLMLGAKDAWIDIDVYNVLSHQVAPGYIQKVLSGEAKWTDDEMVKTAQVWQDLFEDKVFQEGALGLATYNDGMNQFFDKKAAMWVIGSWEAHSMTTAEKKDKWKIDDELGFAPLPNLVGGTEQPIIASIDMALGVNKESKQQEGAAEFIAFMSQGEGQEVYMGEFEMAPGIKDVTIDSDSAFTTEGEKESYKMLNDTLAEAVASRGIRDTKLNDILGKELQNIATGQDPKEALQRVQDTADKSAK, encoded by the coding sequence ATGAAATTTAAAAAATCGAAAATTTTAGCGGCAGCATCGGTTCTTACATTATCAGCACTACTCGCAGCTTGTGGTGGCGAAGATGAAAAACAGACGACAACAAAAGACGGTAAAACAATCGTTACCTGGTGGGGCTGGGCACCACAACCTGAAGCTGGGAAAGCGGTTGTCGATGCGTTCAATAAATCGCAAGACAAGTATTCAGTCGAATTCAAACGGTACAGTGAAGACTATGAAAAGCAACTTCAAGTCGCAATGTTGTCAGGTAAAGGCCCAGACATCATTGGCTTAAAAGAACCGATGATTCAGCAGTATAAAGATCGTGTCGTACCGGTCGATTCATATATGGATAAAGCAGCCGGAGATGGATGGAAAGATAAATTCGTCGAGCTCGGGATTGAACAGACGACACTTGACGGGACACAATACGCAGTCCCAATCGGTTTCACAGGACAAGCATACTTGATGTACAACAAGACGATGCTTGATAAATATGGTGTCACGCCACCTAAGAACTATAAAGAAACGGTCGATGCCGTCAAAAAAATCAAAGCGTCTGGCGATAAAGTCATTCCATTGATGCTCGGAGCAAAAGATGCTTGGATCGACATCGATGTCTACAACGTCCTCAGTCACCAAGTCGCACCGGGTTATATTCAAAAAGTCTTGTCGGGTGAAGCAAAATGGACAGATGACGAAATGGTCAAAACAGCACAAGTCTGGCAAGACCTCTTCGAAGATAAAGTCTTCCAAGAAGGAGCGCTTGGTCTTGCGACTTACAATGACGGGATGAACCAGTTCTTCGATAAAAAAGCTGCGATGTGGGTCATCGGTTCATGGGAAGCACACTCGATGACGACGGCTGAGAAAAAAGACAAATGGAAAATTGACGATGAGCTTGGATTTGCACCACTTCCTAACCTCGTAGGCGGAACAGAACAACCGATCATCGCTTCAATCGATATGGCGCTTGGTGTCAATAAAGAGTCGAAACAACAAGAAGGTGCAGCAGAGTTCATCGCCTTCATGAGTCAAGGTGAAGGACAAGAAGTCTACATGGGCGAGTTCGAGATGGCACCAGGAATTAAAGATGTCACGATTGATTCCGATTCAGCTTTCACAACGGAAGGTGAAAAAGAATCATACAAAATGTTGAATGATACGCTTGCTGAAGCAGTCGCGAGCCGCGGAATCCGGGATACGAAATTGAACGATATCCTCGGGAAGGAACTTCAAAATATCGCAACAGGTCAAGATCCGAAAGAAGCACTTCAACGTGTGCAAGATACAGCGGATAAATCGGCGAAATAA
- a CDS encoding carbohydrate ABC transporter permease produces MQTERQELPIKPKAEPLKPAATRSPAPRKKGKMKQNMVGWAFVAPIVLFVVSFIYYGIFYNAYNSFFSWDGISFDKAFVGLSNYAEMFGDPDFYLSLKNTFLATSTNSYVQSVLGASSRTGSAIRISRFIPSSRSTSSSGQGHRWSCTTWRC; encoded by the coding sequence ATGCAGACAGAGCGTCAGGAATTGCCGATTAAACCAAAAGCAGAGCCGTTAAAACCAGCAGCGACACGTTCACCTGCTCCAAGAAAAAAAGGCAAGATGAAACAAAATATGGTCGGTTGGGCATTTGTCGCACCAATCGTCCTTTTCGTCGTCAGTTTCATTTACTACGGGATTTTCTACAATGCCTATAACTCGTTTTTCTCATGGGACGGAATTTCGTTTGATAAAGCGTTCGTCGGACTTTCAAACTATGCGGAAATGTTCGGAGATCCGGATTTTTATCTTTCGCTCAAAAACACCTTTTTGGCTACATCAACGAATTCTTACGTGCAATCGGTCTTGGGAGCCTCGAGCAGAACTGGCTCGGCGATCCGGATATCGCGCTTTATTCCGTCATCGCGATCAACATCTTCCAGTGGACAGGGTCATCGATGGTCATGTACTACATGGCGATGTTGA
- a CDS encoding sugar ABC transporter permease — MFQWTGSSMVMYYMAMLTIEKEIFEAAKIDGAGFFRTLWSIVFPNLKGTTFTLSILGVIGGLKTFDLVWITTAGGPGSSTEFISTYLFRKSMLQQEVGYSSAVAIVLLTIALLITYFQLRIQKKMDN, encoded by the coding sequence ATCTTCCAGTGGACAGGGTCATCGATGGTCATGTACTACATGGCGATGTTGACGATTGAAAAAGAAATTTTCGAAGCCGCAAAAATTGATGGAGCAGGGTTCTTCCGGACACTGTGGAGCATCGTCTTCCCGAACTTAAAGGGCACGACCTTCACCTTATCGATCCTTGGTGTCATCGGTGGACTGAAGACGTTTGACTTAGTCTGGATCACGACTGCCGGCGGACCGGGATCGTCCACAGAATTTATCTCGACCTACTTATTCCGAAAATCAATGCTTCAACAGGAAGTCGGCTACTCGAGTGCTGTTGCCATCGTGCTACTTACAATCGCGTTGCTGATCACGTACTTCCAATTACGGATACAAAAGAAAATGGATAACTAA